From Clupea harengus unplaced genomic scaffold, Ch_v2.0.2, whole genome shotgun sequence, one genomic window encodes:
- the LOC122129560 gene encoding vascular endothelial zinc finger 1-like isoform X1 has product MPSYGLHLCLRHQRPPALAHDPARGQGHLQHLRQDAERRLHHQPPEDARPNQLQHNNCNKGYWQWNSSQARKDSNDVCNSSSITHVTSSGPSMSRGGSTNSSSSSSSNAVTIATQMSLGNITSGMGLQHPVTITGPVNISSVHIPTTASMSLAHPMALTSPMSMNIAGPLNIAMRPMESMSFLSQVLPSSPPLVETSTSPTPVILPHHLTIFLILPVLLLLLLYSPRPPPLREVVYSKGLKEQLE; this is encoded by the exons GCCTGCACCTCTGCCTTCGCCACCAAAGACCGCCTGCGCTCGCACATGATCCGGCACGAGGGCAAGGTCACCTGCAACATCTGCGGCAAGATGCTGAGCGCCGCCTACATCACCAGCCACCTGAAGACGCACGGCCAAACCAACTTCAACACAACAACTGCAACAAAG GGTACTGGCAGTGGAACTCCTCACAAGCACGAAAAG atAGCAACGATGTGTGCAACTCGTCCTCCATCACGCACGTCACCTCCTCTGGCCCCAGCATGAGCCGCGGCGGCAGCACcaacagcagctccagctcctcctccaacGCCGTCACCATCGCCACGCAGATGAGCCTGGGCAACATCACCTCGGGAATGGGCCTGCAGCACCCGGTCACCATCACCGGCCCGGTGAACATCTCCTCTGTCCACATCCCCACCACGGCGTCCATGAGCCTCGCCCACCCCATGGCCCTCACATCGCCCATGTCCATGAACATCGCCGGGCCGCTCAACATCGCCATGCGGCCCATGGAGAGcatgtctttcctctctcaagtcctcccttcctccccgcCCCTGGTAGAGACGAGTACCAGCCCCACCCCCGTCATCCTTCCTCACCATCTcaccatcttcctcatcctccctgtcctcctcctcctcctcctttactCCCCACGCCCACCACCACTGAGAGAAGTTGTTTACTCTAAAGGTCTGAAGGAGCAGCTAGAATGA
- the LOC122129560 gene encoding vascular endothelial zinc finger 1-like isoform X3, with protein sequence MVWLIAWHIWTQPLHLILTTFPSTVPWVSLPLCVDALILSGVWSLTGYWQWNSSQARKDSNDVCNSSSITHVTSSGPSMSRGGSTNSSSSSSSNAVTIATQMSLGNITSGMGLQHPVTITGPVNISSVHIPTTASMSLAHPMALTSPMSMNIAGPLNIAMRPMESMSFLSQVLPSSPPLVETSTSPTPVILPHHLTIFLILPVLLLLLLYSPRPPPLREVVYSKGLKEQLE encoded by the exons ATGGTTTGGTTGATTGCGTGGCATATTTGGACACAACCACTACATTTAATACTAACTACATTCCCCAGCACCGTCCCGTGGGTGTCTCTGCCGTTATGTGTCGACGCTTTGATATTGAGTGGTGTATGGAGCCTGACAG GGTACTGGCAGTGGAACTCCTCACAAGCACGAAAAG atAGCAACGATGTGTGCAACTCGTCCTCCATCACGCACGTCACCTCCTCTGGCCCCAGCATGAGCCGCGGCGGCAGCACcaacagcagctccagctcctcctccaacGCCGTCACCATCGCCACGCAGATGAGCCTGGGCAACATCACCTCGGGAATGGGCCTGCAGCACCCGGTCACCATCACCGGCCCGGTGAACATCTCCTCTGTCCACATCCCCACCACGGCGTCCATGAGCCTCGCCCACCCCATGGCCCTCACATCGCCCATGTCCATGAACATCGCCGGGCCGCTCAACATCGCCATGCGGCCCATGGAGAGcatgtctttcctctctcaagtcctcccttcctccccgcCCCTGGTAGAGACGAGTACCAGCCCCACCCCCGTCATCCTTCCTCACCATCTcaccatcttcctcatcctccctgtcctcctcctcctcctcctttactCCCCACGCCCACCACCACTGAGAGAAGTTGTTTACTCTAAAGGTCTGAAGGAGCAGCTAGAATGA
- the LOC122129560 gene encoding vascular endothelial zinc finger 1-like isoform X2, whose protein sequence is MPSYGLHLCLRHQRPPALAHDPARGQGHLQHLRQDAERRLHHQPPEDARPNQLQHNNCNKDSNDVCNSSSITHVTSSGPSMSRGGSTNSSSSSSSNAVTIATQMSLGNITSGMGLQHPVTITGPVNISSVHIPTTASMSLAHPMALTSPMSMNIAGPLNIAMRPMESMSFLSQVLPSSPPLVETSTSPTPVILPHHLTIFLILPVLLLLLLYSPRPPPLREVVYSKGLKEQLE, encoded by the exons GCCTGCACCTCTGCCTTCGCCACCAAAGACCGCCTGCGCTCGCACATGATCCGGCACGAGGGCAAGGTCACCTGCAACATCTGCGGCAAGATGCTGAGCGCCGCCTACATCACCAGCCACCTGAAGACGCACGGCCAAACCAACTTCAACACAACAACTGCAACAAAG atAGCAACGATGTGTGCAACTCGTCCTCCATCACGCACGTCACCTCCTCTGGCCCCAGCATGAGCCGCGGCGGCAGCACcaacagcagctccagctcctcctccaacGCCGTCACCATCGCCACGCAGATGAGCCTGGGCAACATCACCTCGGGAATGGGCCTGCAGCACCCGGTCACCATCACCGGCCCGGTGAACATCTCCTCTGTCCACATCCCCACCACGGCGTCCATGAGCCTCGCCCACCCCATGGCCCTCACATCGCCCATGTCCATGAACATCGCCGGGCCGCTCAACATCGCCATGCGGCCCATGGAGAGcatgtctttcctctctcaagtcctcccttcctccccgcCCCTGGTAGAGACGAGTACCAGCCCCACCCCCGTCATCCTTCCTCACCATCTcaccatcttcctcatcctccctgtcctcctcctcctcctcctttactCCCCACGCCCACCACCACTGAGAGAAGTTGTTTACTCTAAAGGTCTGAAGGAGCAGCTAGAATGA